DNA from Microvirga ossetica:
GCACATGGCTCGTCGCCGACAACACTTTCGCCAGCCCCTGGGTACAGCGCCCGCTCGAATTCGGCTTCGACATCATCGTGCATTCGACCACCAAATATCTCAACGGCCATTCCGACATGGTCGGCGGCACGGTGGTGGTCGGGAGTAACGACGAGGTCCGCGAGAAGATCGCGTTCCTGCAGAATGCGGTCGGCTCCGTCTCCAGCCCCTTCGACAGCTTCCTCGCCCTGCGCGGTCTCAAGACATTGTCGCTGCGCATGGAACGGCACTGCACCTCGGCCTTGAAGATCGCCCAGTTCCTCGAATCCCATCCGGGCGTGGACGGCGTGATCTATCCGGGCCTCGCCTCGCATCCGCAGCATGAACTCGCCAAGCGCCAGATGCGCGGCTTCGGCGGCATCGTCACCGGTCGCATCAAGGGCGGGCTCGAGGGCGCGACGCGCTTCCTGGAACGCTGCCAGCTGTTCACGCTCGCGGAGAGCCTAGGCGGCGTCGAGAGCCTGATCGAGCATCCGGGCATCATGACCCATGCTTCGGTACCGGGAGAGGTTCGGGCCGAACTCGGCATCGACGACGGGCTCGTCCGCCTATCGGTCGGCATCGAGGATGCGGACGACCTGATCCAGGACCTGCGCTCGGCTTTGGCGTGAGAGCCGGTACAATTGACTTCACGTCATCACCGGCCTTGTGCCGGTGATCCCAACCCGAAAAGTGCCGCGATTGATAGGGGCGTCATTACCGGGACAAGCCGGCCATGACGTGTGGAGCGCACAACGCTGTCATTCCGGCTGTCATTCCGGGGCCGCGCAGCGGAGCCCGGAATCCATAAACACGACCTCTCCGGAACGAGCGAGCCGTGTCCACTTCGTTCTGCAATGTTAGCGGGTATGGATTCCGGGCTCGGCCTCTGGCCGCCCCGGAATGACAACGGTAGCCGGAGATGACACGCCCTCAAGCGACCGGTGAGAAGCGCCCGACGAGCTGATGCCTGTCGCCGGGATAGGTGATCCGCGCCTCGGTGACGAACGCGCCGGCCTGCCAGGTGCGCCGCTCCAGCACGAGGCAGGCGGCGCCTGTCTGAACCTGAAGTCGCTTGGCCATGGCGCTGTCGGCATTGACGGCACGCAGGATGTGCTCCGCATCCGTCCACGGCACGCGCCGCAACAGCCACGTGCCGGGCGGATCGTCCTTGAACGGCTCGGCCTTCGCCTCCGGCACGGTGGCGAGGTTGATCAGGCGCTGCTCGAAGGCCTGCGGCACGTCGTCCATCACGTGAAGGGTGGAAATGCAGAGCATCTTCATGCCAGCCGGCTGGCCCGTGCGCTGCGCGGCCGCCGCATCGATCGGCTCGATGGCGCGATGGAGGATCCTGAAGCGGTACTCGATGCCGGCGCGCGCCGCCTCGAGGGCGAAATCCTGGATCTGCAGCACGGCCTGCTGGTTGCTCGGCTCCGCCACCACCGAGCCCGCCCGGCGCCGGCGCGTGATAAGGCCGTTGGCCGCGAGCGTCGAAAGCACCTTGTTCACCGTCATGCGCGAGCAGCCGTATTCGGCCATCAGCTCGTGCTCGAACGGGATGCGGTAGCCTGGCGCCCAATCGCCGGACATGATCCTGGCCTCGATATCGTCGCGGATGCGCTGGTGCAGATGTTTCATGCTGCCTTCAGTCTTCATGCCAGGATGCGAGCCAAGGCGCGTGAATAGCGGGCGCGGATCGCTTCGCCATGGATGTGCCGGCCGTTTCTTACCACAGGCTTGCCCGCGACGAACACCGTATCGATGACGGCCTTGCCCGCCACGAACACGTAAGAATCGATCCAGCGATCGCCGGAAATGGCAGCAAGATCCGGGTGGCTGCCGTCGAGCACCACGAAATCGGCGCGCTTCCCCTCTGCGATTCCGCCCACGCGCCGTCCGAGAGCCTGCGCTCCGCCGGCCAGCGCCTTCTGGTAGAGGCTGCGCCCCGTCGATTGTCCTTCGCGCTCGGCGAGCACGTTGCGGGCGCGGTGCTTGAGGCGCTGGCTGTATTCGAAAAGCTTGAGCTCTCCCGGCGCCGAAATCTCGATGTTGGAATCGGACCCGACGCCGAAGCGGCCGCCCGCGGCGAGATAGTCGACGCCCTCGAAAATCCCGTCGCCGAGATTGGCCTCGGTGATCGGGCACAAACCCGCCACTGCGCCACTGTCGGCGATACCCTTGACCTCCCGCGCGTCGAGATGCGTGGCATGGATCAGGCACCAGCGTTGATCCACAGGCGCATGATCGAGCAGCCACGCGACCGGGCACTGGCCCGACCAGGCGAGGCAATCCTCGACCTCCTTCACCTGCTCGGCGATGTGGATATGGATCGGCCCCTCGCCGGCCATCGCGACGACATCGCGAAGGCTCTCGGATGTCACCGCGCGCAGGCTGTGCGGCGCGATTCCGACAACGGCATCGTCGAGATCCGCCACCGCCTTGCGGGCGCCTTCGAGCAGGCGGGCGTAGCTCTCGATATCGTTGATGAACCGCCGCTGCCCCTCCGCAGGCGCCGCGCCGCCGAAGCCGCCCTGGGCATAGAAGACCGGCAGCAGCGTCAGGCCCATGCCAGTCTCGTGCGCTGCGGCCGCGATGCGATGGGAGAGTTCCGCGATGTCGGCATGAGGACGACCGTCGGCATCGTGATGCAGGTAGTGGAACTCGGCGAGCGCGGTGAAGCCGCCTTCCAGCATCTCCATCATCGCGAAGGCCGCGATGGCCTCGACATCGTCCGGCATGAGGGATCCGAGGAAGCGGTACATCACCTGCCGCCAGGTCCAGAAGCTGTCCCCTTGCGGCCCGCGCGTTTCGGCAAGCCCCGCCATGCCGCGCTGGAAGGTATGGCTGTGCAGGTTCGGCAGGCCCGGCAGCGCGATGCCGGCGACGCGCTCGCGGTCTTCGGCGGAGGCATTCGGATGGACCGCGGCAATCGTGCCGTCCCCGATATCGAGACCGACATTCCTGGCCCAGCCATGGGCAAGGAGGGCATGATCGAGAATGAGCCTGCGCATCGCCGTTACCTCTGCTGCGGACCGGCCTGGGCATCGAAGGCCGCCAAAAAGCCATTCCGACGCAGGACCATCAAAGCCGATCGAATAAGTCTAGACAATATCGATCTTTCGCGATTATGTATAGACATTATCGCGACTACACCGGAGCAGGAACATGCGCTTCGATAGGGTCTGGCTCAACGCTCGCCTTGCTACGCTTCAAGATGACGGCCTCGGGATCGTCGAGAACGGGGCCATTGCTGCCAAGGATGGCCGGATTGCCTTTGCCGGACCGGAAAAGGACCTGCCCGGCGGCTGGGATGCGGGCGAGCGAATCGACTGCGAGGGCCGCTGGATCACCCCCGGTCTCGTCGATTGCCACACCCACGTCGTCTATGGCGGCGAACGGGCGCACGAGTTCGAGCTGCGCCTGAAAGGCGCGAGCTACGAGGAGATCGCCCGCGCCGGCGGCGGCATCGTCTCCACCGTCAAGGCCACCCGCGCGGCGAGCGAGGATGAACTCGTGGCAAGTGCCCTGCCCCGCCTCGACCATCTCATCGCCGAGGGCTGCACCTCTATCGAGATCAAGTCGGGCTACGGCCTCGACCTTGACACCGAGGCCCGATCCTTGCGCGCCGCGCGCCGCTTAGGCAGCGAGCGTCCCGTCTCCGTCACCACCACCTTCCTCGGCGCCCATGCCCTGCCGCCGGAGGCGAAAGGCGACAAAGATGCCTTCATCGACAAGATCTGCCGCGAGATGCTGCCCGCACTTGCCCGCGAAGGTCTGGCCAATGCGGTCGACGCCTTCTGCGAGGGCATCGCCTTTTCTCCCGAGCAGACGGCGCGCGTGTTCGATGCTGCGAAGGCGCACGGCCTGCACATCAAGCTCCATGCCGATCAGCTCTCGAACCTGCACGGCGCAAAACTTGCCGCCGATTACGGCGCTCTCTCGGCCGATCATCTCGAATACACGGACGAGGACGGCGCTGTCGCCATGGCGAAGGCCGGCACCGTCGCCGTGCTGCTGCCTGGCGCCTTCTACATGCTGCGCGAAACCAAGCTGCCGCCCATCGCCGCCTTCCGCAAAGCCGGCACGCATATGGCCCTCGCGACCGATTGCAATCCCGGCACCTCGCCGCTGACCTCGCTGCTGCTCACCATGAACATGGGCGCGACGCTGTTCAGGATGACGGTCGAGGAGTGCATCGCCGGCGTCACGCGTGAGGCCGCGCGTGCGCTGGGTCAACTCGACGAGATCGGCACGCTGGAAACCGGCAAGTCCTGCGATCTTGCGATCTGGAATATCGAGCGCCCGGCGGAGCTCGTCTACCGCATCGGATTCAACCCGCTTCACGCCCGCATCTGGAGAGGACAGTGACACAAACCGTAACGCTTCATCCCGGCTCCGTGGCTCTGGCCGACTGGGCCCGGGTCTATTTCGGCGCACAGATTGCACTCGATCAGGATTGCCGCGCCGCCATCGAAGCCGGCGCCAAAACCATCGAGGCCATCGTCGCCAAGGGCGAGCCGGTCTATGGCATCAACACCGGCTTCGGAAAGCTCGCGAGCGTGCGCATCGGCACCGCCGATCTCGCGACGCTCCAGCGCAACATCGTGCTCTCCCATGCCGCCGGCGTCGGCGAGCCCCTTCCCGCTTCCGTCGTGCGGCTCGTGATGGCGCTCAAGCTCGCGAGCCTGGCGCAGGGCGCATCGGGCGTGCGCTGGTCCACCATCGAGCACCTTACGGCGTGCCTGAAAGCGAACCTGATCCCGGTCATTCCCGGTCAGGGGTCGGTCGGCGCGTCCGGCGATCTCGCGCCCCTCTCTCACATGACGGCGGCCCTCATGGGGGTCGGCGAATTCTTCGTCGATAGCGCGCGCGTTCCTGCGGAGTCGGCTCTCGCAAAAGCCGGCCTTACGCCGCTCGTTCTCGGCCCGAAGGAGGGTCTGGCGCTTCTCAACGGCACGCAGGTCTCGACCGCGCTGGCACTGGCCGGCCTGTTCGAAGCCGAGCGCGTGTTCCAGGCGGCTCTCGTCACCGGCGCGCTCGCGACCGATGCGGCCAAGGGTTCCGACGGGCCGTTCGACGAACGCATCCAGAAGCTGCGGCGCCATCGCGGACAGATCGAGGTGGCCGCTTCCTTGCGCGCCCTGATGCAGGGCAGCGCCATCCGCGCTTCGCATCTCACCAACGACGACCGCGTGCAGGATCCCTATTGCCTGCGCTGCCAGCCGCAGGTGATGGGCGCCGTGCTCGACCTGCTTCGACAGGCGGCCGAGACCCTCGGCACGGAGGCGAACGGCGTCTCCGACAACCCGCTCGTCTTCTCGGAGACGGGCGAGGTCATTTCCGGCGGCAATTTCCATGCCGAGCCGGTCGCCTTTGCCGCCGACATGATCGCCATGGCCCTGTGCGAGATCGGATCGCTTGCCGAGCGGCGTATCGCCATGCTGGTCGACCCTGCGCTTTCCGGCCTGCCCGCCTTCCTCACGCCGAAGCCGGGGCTCAACTCAGGCTTCATGATCCCGCAGGTGACGGCGGCCGCTCTCGTCTCCGAGAACAAGCAGCGCGCCTATCCGGCCAGCGTCGACTCCATCCCGACCTCCGCCAACCAGGAGGATCACGTGTCCATGGCCACCCATGGCGCGCGCAGGCTCATGCCCATGGCGGCGAATGTCGCCAACGTCATCGGCATCGAATTGCTCGCCGCCGTCCAGAGCTGCGATTTCCATGCCCCGATGCAATCGAGCGAACGCCTCGAGCGCGCCCGCGCGCTGCTGCGCGCGAAGGTGGCGCATCTCGACGACGACAGACACATGGCGCCCGACATGGAGCGAGCCACGTCTCTTGTCGTATCCGGTACATTGGCCGATGCTGCCGGTGGCGACGTGCTGCCCAGCGTAATGGATGAGGTTCGGGCATGAGCCAACATCCCGACTGGCTCGCCATCGTCCGCGGTGGCGCACCCCTCGTGGTGAGCCTGCCGCATACGGGCACGGACATCCCGGCCGAATATGAAAACGGTCTCGTCTCGCCATGGCTCGCGCGCAAGGATGCGGATTGGTGGATCGAGCGGCTCTACGATTTCGCTGTCGGTCTCGGAGCCACGGCGATCCGCACGGCGATCTCCCGCACGGTGATCGACGTGAACCGCGAACCGTCCGGAATCTCGCTCTATCCGGGCCAGGCGACGACGGAACTCAGCCCCACCACCACCTTCGACGGCGAGTCGCTCTATGAGCCCGGCACCGAGCCGAGTGCGGAGCAGATCGCCGAGCGTCGCGCCCGCTTTTTTGATCCGTATCACGCGGCGCTCAGGACGGAGATCGAGCGGCTTCGGGCGCAGCACAGCAACATCGTGGTCTACGATTGCCACTCGATCCGCTCGGTCATTCCGCGCCTGTTCGAGGGCACCCTGCCCCATTTCAACATCGGCACCAATGGTGGTACCGCTTGCGCCCCTGAGTTGAGCGATGCCATCGAGACGATCTGCATCGGCAGCGGCTTCAGCCATGTGGTCGACGGTCGCTTCAAGGGCGGCTACATCACGCGCAGCCTTGGGCATCCTGAAGCAGGCGTCCACGCCGTTCAGATGGAGCTCGCCTGCCGCGGCTACATGAAAGAGCCACTCGGCCCGGTGGCCGAAGACGAGTGGCCGACGCCATACGACGAGGATTATGCAGCGCCCATGCGCGCGGCGCTCACCCCCATTCTCCAAACCTGTCTCACGTTCGCCCGTTCCAAAGCTTGAGGATCCGTTCCATGACTCGCATCGACAACGCCCGCGTGATCCGCGCTCCCCACGGCACCGAATTGTCGGCCAAGAGCTGGCTGACGGAAGCGCCCCTGCGCATGCTGATGAACAACCTCGACCCCGACGTCGCCGAGAAGCCGGGCGAGCTCGTCGTCTACGGCGGCATCGGCCGCGCCGCGCGCGATTGGGACAGCTTCGACCGCATTGTCGCTGCGCTGAAGAACCTCAATGATGACGAGACGCTGCTCGTGCAGTCGGGCAAGCCCGTCGGCGTGTTCCGCACGCACCCGGATGCGCCGCGCGTGCTGATCGCCAATTCCAACCTCGTGCCGCACTGGGCCACCTGGGACAAGTTCCACGAACTCGACCGCAAGGGGCTCATGATGTACGGCCAGATGACGGCCGGCTCCTGGATCTATATCGGCACTCAAGGCATCGTCCAGGGCACCTACGAGACCTTCGTGGAAGTGGGCCGCCAGCACTACAACGGCGACCTTTCCGGCCGCTGGATTCTCACCGGCGGCCTCGGCGGCATGGGCGGCGCGCAGCCGCTTGCCGCCACCATGGCGGGAGCCTCCTGCCTTGCGGTGGAATGCCAGCCGAGCCGCATCGAGATGCGACTGCGCACGGGCTATGTCGACAGGCGCGCCGACACGCTCGACGAGGCGCTGGCGATCATCGAGCAATCCTGCCGCGACAGGAAGCCGGTCTCGGTCGGTCTCCTCGGCAACGCCGCCGAGATCTTTCCGGAGATCTATCGGCGCGGCATCCGTCCCGATGCGGTCACCGACCAGACCTCCGCGCACGATCCGATCAACGGTTACCTGCCGAAGGGCTGGACGCTTAGCGAGTGGGATTCCAAGCGCGAGAGCGATCCGAAAGCCGTGGAGCACGCTGCGAAGCAATCCATGGCCGAGCACGTGCGCGCCATGCTCGACTTCCACAAGGCGGGCGTGCCAACCCTCGATTACGGCAACAACATCCGCCAGATGGCGAAGGAGGAAGGCGTCGACAACGCCTTCGATTTCCCCGGCTTCGTGCCGGCCTATATCCGCCCGCTCTTCTGCCGCGGCATCGGCCCGTTCCGCTGGGCCGCGCTCTCCGGCGATCCCGAGGACATTTACAAGACCGACGCCAAGGTGAAGGAGCTGCTGCCCGACAACAAGCACCTGCACAACTGGCTCGACATGGCGAAGGAGCGCATTCAGTTCCAGGGCCTGCCGGCGCGCATCTGCTGGGTGGGCTTAGGCGACCGCCATCGCCTCGGCCTCGCCTTCAACGAGATGGTGGCCAAGGGCGAGCTGAAGGCGCCCATCGTGATCGGCCGCGACCATCTCGATTCCGGCTCGGTCGCCAGCCCGAACCGCGAGACGGAAGCCATGAAGGACGGCTCGGACGCGGTTTCCGACTGGCCGCTCCTCAACGCCCTGCTCAACTGCGCTTCCGGCGCGACCTGGGTGTCGCTGCATCACGGCGGCGGCGTTGGCATGGGCTTCTCGCAGCATTCGGGGATGGTGATCGTCTGCGACGGCACGCCGGAAGCGGCCAAGCGCGTCGAGCGCGTGCTCTGGAACGATCCGGCGACCGGCGTGATGCGCCATGCGGATGCGGGCTACGACATCGCCGTCGATTGCGCCCGCGAGCACGGACTCAACCTGCCGAGCCTGCACCGATGACGGCGCGTGTCATCCGCAACGCGGACCTCGTCCGCGTTCCCTGGAAGAACGGCGGCGGCACCACCGCGGAGGTCGCCGCTTTTCCGGAAGGCTCGACTTTCGAGACCTTCGGATGGCGCATCAGCATGGCGGATGTCGCCTCGAACGGACCGTTCTCGGCCTTCCCGGGCATCGACCGCACCCTGATCGTGGTCGAGGGCGACGGCATCGAGCTCGATGTCGAGGGCATCGTCTACCCGCTCGACGCGGCCAATCCCAAGCTGTCGTTTTCCGGCGACGATATCACGACCGGGCGGCTGCTCTCGGGCCCGATCCGCGATCTCAACGTCATGACCCGGCGCGGGCCGTTCCGGCACCGGACGCGCTTCGTGGAATCGGGCGTGGCGCTGCTGTCGGAAGACACGAGTGCCGCCTTCATCGTCGCTCTAGACGGTCCCTTCGACGTCACCTTCGATTCGACGATCCATTCGCTCGATGTGCTCGACACGCTGATGCTGGACGCAACGCAGGACCTGATCCCACTGTCCGGGACCGGCCGGGCGATCCTCATCGAGATCGCGCCCGACGACCCTGAAAGTCTGGATCATGACTCTCCCACTTCATCCTGAGTGTCTGGCATCAATCTCCACCTCATCCTGAGGAGCCTGCGCAGCAGGCGTCTCGAAGGAGGATCCAGTGCTCTCTGGAGCCTCCTTCGAGACGCAGCCTGACGGCTGCTCCTCAGGATGAGGGCCCAGGAGAGCATTACCGGCGGCCAGACGGCGAGGAGCGCAATTTTCGGCGGACGACGCCTAAAACAATGGCAGGCGAAAATGTCTATACATTTGACATTGCCGCTCCGTCATGGTGCCATTCGCCCGCTCGAAAACAGGCCCGACGAAACACGCAGAACCTTCCAGAGGGTGCGGTCGGCGGAGCAAGACAGGAATTTTAAGAGAACGGAGGCTGCGATGAAGGCGGTATTGGGTGGATTGGCCGTGTTGGCCTTGGCGGTCGGTTCCGCCTCGGCGCAGGAGACGAAGGTGGCGGTGGGCATCTCGGGCTGGACGGGCTTTGCGCCCCTGACGCTCGCGAAGGAAGCCGGGATCTTCAAGAAGAACGGCCTCGACGTGACGATCAAGAAGGTGCCGCAGGCGAGCCGCCACCTTGCGATCCAGTCCGGCGACATCCAATGCGCCGCGACCACGGTCGAGACCTGGATCGTCTGGAACGCCAACGGCGTGCCCACCAAGCAGATCTTCCAGCTCGACAAGAGTTACGGCGCCGACGGCATGGTGGTGAAGAACGACATCGCCTCGATCAAGGACATCAAGGGCAAGCAGGTGGCGGCCTCCGCGCCGGGTACGTCGCCCTATTTCGCGCTCTCATGGATGCTGAAGAAGAACGGGCTCTCGGTGAAGGACGTGACGGTCGTCAACATGGAGCCGGGCCCGGCCGCCCAGGCCTTCATCGCCGGGCAGAACGATGCGGCGATGACCTACGAGCCTTATCTCTCCTCCGTTCGTGCCGCGCCGCAATCCGGCAAGATCATCGCCACCACGCTCGACTACCCAATGGTGATGGACACCTTCGGCTGCACGCCGAAATTCCTGGCCGACAAACCGAAGGCCGCGAAGGCTTTCGCCGACAGCTATTTCGAGGCGCTCGAGATGATCGCCAAGGATCAGGCCAAGGCCTACGAGATCATGGGCGCGGATGTGAAGCAGACGGGCGAGGCCTTCGGCAAGTCGGCCCAGTTCCTGCGCTGGCAGGACCGCGAAGCCAACAAGAAGTTCTTCGCCGGCGAGTTCAAGACCTTCTCGGCGGAAGCGGCCGACCTGCTTCTCGAAACCGGCATCATCAAGCAGAAGCCGGACATGGAAGCGCTGGCCGACACCAGCTTCATCCAGTAAAGCCTTCCATATCGCGGCGATGGCCCGCTTCCATGCGGGCCATCGCCTGATCCTTTTCCACCGAGGCCATTCGGAACAGCAGATCCGGACGGCAGAGCGGATTCTTCATGCCTCGTCCTCTCGAACCCGTCAGCCAGGGCACGCGCGTCACGCTCGGCATCTCCTTCTTCGTCCTGTTCGTCGCAGCCTGGGCCTTCGCGACCCTGGGCGGCTTCGTCTCGCGCACCTTCCTTGCCGATCCGATCACCATGGTGCAGGACGGCTGGCTGCTGCTCACCCGTTTCGGTTTCATGGGCGATATCGGCATCACGGTCTGGCGCGTCGTCGGCGGCTTCATCATCGCGGCCATGGTCGCCGTGCCGCTCGGCATCATGATGGGCGCGTACAAGTCCTTTGAAGCGTTTCTAGAGCCCTTCGTGTCCTTCGCCCGCTACCTGCCAGCCTCCGCCTTCGTGCCGCTGCTTATCCTGTGGGCCGGCATCGGCGAGATGCAGAAGCTGCTCGTCATCTTCATCGGATCGGTCTTCCAGATCATCCTGATGGTGGCTGTGGCTGTCGGCAACACGCGCCGCGATCTCGTCGAGGCCGCCTATACGCTCGGGTCCAGCGATCAGGGCGTCGTCAAGCGCGTGCTCATTCCGGCCAATGCGCCGGAGATCGCGGAGATCCTGCGCCTCGTGCTCGGCTGGGCCTGGACCTATGTGATCGTCGCCGAACTCATCGGCTCGTCCTCCGGCATCGGGCACATGATCATCGACAGCCAGGCGCTTCTCGCGACGGGCCAGATGATCTTCGGCATCATCGTCATCGGCATCATCGGGCTGATCTCCGACTTCCTGTTCAAGGCCGCCAATCGCAAGCTCTTTCCGTGGAGGCTCGCATGACCGGCACGATCCTCCAGATCGACAACGTCTCGCGGGTCTTTCCGGGCGTGCGCGGCGGCGCGCCCGTGCGTGCGCTCGAGCCCACGAACCTGCAGGTGGCGCAGAACGATTTCATCACGATCCTCGGCCCCTCCGGCTGCGGAAAATCCACGCTGCTTCGCATCGTCGCCGGCCTCGACCGCCCGAGCAATGGGCGCGTGCTGCTCAACGGCCGCGAGATCAAAGGCCCCGGCGCAGATCGCGGCATGGTGTTCCAGTCCTACACTCTGTTCCCTTGGCTGACGATCGCGGACAACATCGCCTACGGCCTGCGCGAGAAGGGCGTGCCGAAAGCGCAGCGCCGGGAGATCGTCGCCTCCTACACCGAAAAGGTCGGCCTGCGCGGCTTCGAGAACCATTATCCGAAGCAGCTCTCCGGCGGCATGCAGCAGCGCACGGCCATCGCCCGCGCGCTCGCCAACGACCCGGAGATCCTGCTCCTCGACGAGCCCTTCGGCGCCCTCGACAACCAGACCCGCGGCCTGATGCAGGAGCTGCTC
Protein-coding regions in this window:
- a CDS encoding ABC transporter ATP-binding protein: MTGTILQIDNVSRVFPGVRGGAPVRALEPTNLQVAQNDFITILGPSGCGKSTLLRIVAGLDRPSNGRVLLNGREIKGPGADRGMVFQSYTLFPWLTIADNIAYGLREKGVPKAQRREIVASYTEKVGLRGFENHYPKQLSGGMQQRTAIARALANDPEILLLDEPFGALDNQTRGLMQELLLGIWERERKTVLFVTHDIEEAIFLASRVIVMSARPGRIKADIPVDLPHPRHYTMKTTPEFSALKAQLTEEIRVEAMQAEGVH